CGGGGGAGGCAACCAGCACGCGCTGGCTCTCTCCGAGAGAACGCAGTTTCATCGCACAATCACTCAGGGGGCCAAGACGGATGGCGATATCGACGCCATCCCGCACCAGGTCGATCCGCTCGTCCGTCAGGCCGAACTCGACCCGTATGCCCGGATTTTCATCCTGAAAGACGTAAACAAGGCGGCTGACATGCAGGACACCCAGCGCGCCGGTGCAGGAAATACGCACCGTCCCGGCCGTCGCCTGCCGTGTGTCGCGCATCTCCTGAGAAGCCTGCTCGACGAGGGAAAGAATCTGCACGCAATGCGCGTAATACCGCGTCCCTTCATCTGTTAACGCGGCGCGGCGCGTGGTGCGCGTCAGCAGCGAGACACCCAGGGTCTCTTCGAGTTCACGCAGATGCCGCGTAACCGTCGATTGTCCTGCGCCGGTTTCCCGCGCGACGGCGGCCAGATTGCCGCGTTCGGCAATGCGCACGAAGGTTCGCATTCGTTCCAGCGAAATGAGGGATTGTTCCATTTTTCGGCACTGTGCCTTCCGCTATCTCCATATGGGAGAAGAATACCTTATCCCCTAGTCTTGGCCGATACGAATCATTGTCCGCAATAACAAGGCCCGCTCATGAAAGTTCTGATTGTCTTCGCGCATCCCGAACGACACTCCCTCAATGGCGCCCTGCTTGATGCCGCCATCGCCGAACTGCAGGCGCAGGGACACGAGGTCAAAGTCTCCGATCTCTATGCCATGCACTGGAAAGCAGCCGTCGACCGCAGCGACTTTCCGGATCTGCCTTCCGGCGAGCGCCTGAAAGTAGGCTCTGCATCTTCCCGTGAATTCGCAGCAAACGGCCTGACGGATGACGTAAAAGCCGAGCAGGAGAAACTCCGCTGGGCCGATACCGTGATTCTCCAGTTTCCGCTCTGGTGGTTCGCCATGCCCGCGATCCTCAAAGGCTGGATCGATCGCGTCTATGCCTGCGGCTTTGCGTATGGCGTTGGCGAGCATAGCGACAGCCGCTGGGGTGATCGCTATGGCGAAGGCGTGATGGCGGGCAAGCGCGCCATGCTCATCGTGACGGCCGGAGGCTGGCCGGAGCATTACTCCGAGCGCGGGATCAATGGCCAGATCGACGATCTGCTGTTTCCCATCAATCATGGCATCCTGTTCTATCCCGGTTTCACGGTGCTGCCGCCTTTCGTGGCTTACAGGGTGGACCGGCTGGATGAAGCTCGCTTTGAGATCGTTTCCGGACAACTTCGCGAGCGTATGCGCACGCTTGCGACGACCGCGCCGATCCCATACCGGAAGCAGAACGACGGCGACTATCAGATCCCTATAATGGAACTGAAAACCGGGCTGGAAACACCAGGCGCCGTTCGTTTTGCCCTGCATGTAGCGGAACCGAAATCCTCGTAGCAAGAAAAGAGGCAGTACGGGCACTTCGACCGAAGTGTTTTGTCTCGGGTTTTAATGGGATGGACTAAGGATGAATCGTTATGGTTCTGAAATCCAGATTGTGCGAACGTATTCGTAGAGTGTGAGCCCATTGAGATACGTCCTCGACCGCTTACGCTTTCCCCGATTGCCAGTAAGCGGTCGTTCAATTGCACTTCGATCGAAAACATGACGACAGACGTCAGGCACTATCACGGACCCATGAAGTTTTGAGTTTCGAACTCACCCTTTCAGAGCGCGCCATTCACGCGCCAAGATCGCGTACTGCATGGTGTTTTCATAAACTGGCTGACCCTGCCCGTTCTTCATGAAAGAGATGAACTCCATGAATGTTCCCTCCAGACGCATGCCCAGTTTTTGGCAGAGACGCTGCGATGGCTGGTTTGTGTCTTCGACATAGGCATAGAGACGACGGGCATGTCGGTCGTCGAACAGGTAGGCGAACAGAGCATGCGCGGCCTCGAATGCATATCCTTTCCCGGAAAAACGGGGGTTGAAATTCCACCCGACCGAAATGGCGTCTTCCTCTGGCATAGCAAACAGATCACCAATCAGTTCGTCGCTATCTTTGAGACAGACAGCAATATATTTGTCGTCATGACTGCGTTTCTTTGCTTCAGCTAAAGCAGAAGCTTCGTCAGAAAGTCTCAGTGAAAAGAAACAACTGGATCGCGGATCATGCAAATAGGCATATAAAGCCGGGCTATCGGCTTCACGAAACCGACGAAGAATAAGCCGTTCTGTTTTTATACTCAGCATCTTATCCGCTTTTTCTCGACTACACGCAGGTCAGATCATTCATTCAGATAATGCGCTCAGAGCTCTTTTGGAAATTCATTATCTGAGGCTAATCCGGCTATACGGAGCACATACATCCCCCCGAAAAGGCCGGCCTTTCGCTATTTTTCCATTGATGCAGAGAGTTGGTTTCATTCCATATCGGGACTCCAAGCCTTTTCCAGAAGGGCTCTCTGCCCGGAGAAGATACCATCAATCATAATGGTTGCTTTCCATATTCCTGATGCGCTTCTGCTGATCATAGCATATTGAGGGATTTCCCTCATTTTTCTGCGCATAATCCCCTGTGACCCGATGTGTGCCACGTCGCCTTGCCCGATTACAGACATCAACGGGCTTCACCGCCAGTCGATATGGGCGGCTGGCGATGCGGATCTCCAGCCGGATGTCCGTTCAACGACCCACTGACGTGGCAGGATTTCAAATCCTTTTGCCGTATCTGATCGCCGGATGATCTCGATCGTGAAGTCGAGAAAAGCGGCCTTGTCCATCAACTGCAGGCGTTCACAGGCACCCTCTGCGAACAGGTGCTTTCACTCACGGACGCCGTTTGCGGATGGCATCCAGGATCATCTGTTCTCCTGCACCGTCCGAAATATCGCCCGGTGTCAGCCTGACCAGAAGCAGGTGGCATCAGAGGGACTATGCGCTCCCATTCCATATCGGTCAGAGCATAGAGATAACATTTCGTCTTGCGCCGGATGCTGACCATACGTCCTCGTTGTTCTGGCGTTCATATCCTGAGTTTGAATCAGGCATAAACCGGCTTGAAAAGCCATCATATCGCATTTCCAACAGGGCACCTATATTCTCTGCTGTATCCACTTCCATGACGCGTTCAGGAAACTGTCAGCTTCGTCTGGTATGATATCGATCATGTCACAGCCCTTTTCGCGTGACGATACGTACAGGCGGCATGGTTTTATGCGTTATCGTGATATTTATTATCCACACTCGCACACCATATTAAAAGAAGAAAATATATATAGAGAATGTTACTATATATATTGTGACATTTTTATTTTTACATTTCTGTTATTTTCTTTCAATCAAATTTCAGAGGTGGAAGCAGAAAATATTACGTTCGTCCACGCCGCTGAAACGGCGCGGGCTGTCGATTCAGGGCTGACTGAACTGAATACAAACTATCGCTCAGCGGCGGCCCGCCGCAATGTCAGACAGGAACTGGCCCAGGTTTTTTCTCATCTGACGGCCACGAAAGACATGCTCAGAAACTCTGTTCTCTCCGCCGAGAGCATGAACAGTCGCGCAATTGAGGTGAGCCGGTCATGGCAAGCCGGTGAGACATCGCTGGTTGAACTGCTGCGGGCGAGATCCGCGGCCCACAATGCCCTGCAACTTCGCAATCAGACGGAAATCGCCCGGCACGTCGCCATTGTACGGACATTGATCGCCGCAGGAGAATTCCAGTGAGCGCTTTACCTGTCCCTATAAAAAACTGGAAATATTTACTGTATATCGCGATTGTTTTTAGCATTGCTGACTGCCCTGCACGAGCTGCCGACAGCGCGCCGACTGTCGTAATGGGAGAAGCGGCGCAGAAGAATTCTGCTCTGGTTATTTCGATCGCGAGGAGTGGCGCGCTCGTAAAAAATCTGGACGCGATGGGAACCGTCACAGCGGAAGCGGGGCATGTCGTTCGTATTCATCCTGCGGGGTCCGGTAAAGTTCTGAGTGTCGCTGTGGTGCCCGGTCAGCATGTGCACAAGGGAGAAACTCTTCTTACCTATCAGGATCATTCACTGCATCTGATCCGTCTTGAAATGACAAGAGCACAGGCGGCGCTGACGACAGCACAGGCGGCCTCTCAGAATGCGGCGTCAGCCTATCACCGGGGGCATGAACTGGCAGGAGCAGCCGTTGCAGCAGGAGAGACCAGACGTCGCCTGGCCGCATTCCAGGCTGCGAAAGACGACGTTATTGCTCGACAGGCCGATGTCGATACTCTGAAGCATCAGCTCGAAGAAGAATACAACTCCGTTACGGAATCAGTTAAAGCCCAGACCGGCCCGCTGGATGAAACATCGTCGATCATTGCGCCGACCGCAGCGGAAGTGCAGAGCGTGTTCGTTGGTGTTGCGGACGATATTTCACCGACAACGGAACTGATAGGTCTGACAGACATGTCCTCGGTATGGATTGTTTCTGACATCCTGCCTCAGGATGCCACGCAGGTGGTCCAGGGCGACGAGCAGATCACGGAACTCGCGTCGGATGCAGGGACGACATTACTGAGATCGAAAATAACTTCGGTAGGTGACATAGCTGATCCGGCCACGGGTCTCGTTCGCGTCATAAGCACGGTGCCCAATCCAGATGGCAATCTTCATCCCGGCATGTTCCTCAATACCCATCTCCCAACACGCGAAAAGGCGACAGGCATCATTGTGCCGGAGAGCGCTGTCACAGAAATCAACGGTGTAAGCACCGTATTTGTGCCGGCAGGTCCAAACCGGTTCCGGCCACAGGAAGTGCATGTCGGTGCTACGGGAAATGGACAGAAAATCATTACTTCTGGCCTCTCCGTTGGCGAGCGGATCGTAACGCAGGGCGCATTCGCCCTGAAGGCGGTGATGCTGGTGTCAGATATGAATGACGGAGACTGAGAGCGTCATGCGTAACGTGCTCTCCGCCCTGCAGACCAGACGCTGGCTGATTCTTGGGGTGATCTGCCTTACCTTCATTGCCGGCGGTCTCATCGTCCGGGGCCTTCCGGTAGAAGCCGTGCCTGATATCTCTCCCCGGCAGGTGCTCGTTTCCGTCGTTGCGCCGGGCCTCGCCACGGAAGAAGTCGAACGGCTGATCACCTTTCCGATCGAGGCCAGCATGGCGGGCATTCCGGACATGACCGATCTCCGGTCAGTCTCCCGTTCGGGGGTCTCGGTCGTCTATATCCAGTTTGCGGATGAAACGGACATCAATCTCGATCGCGCCCGTGTGGAAGAACGTATCCAGCAGGCGAGAGAGACAATCTCCGTGCCCGGAGTCAGCGTGAATATCGGACCGCTCGCCACAGGTCTCGGTGAAATCATGCAGTTGCAGATCAGAGGCGATGGTTATTCGCTGATGGATCTGAACCGTCTTATGACATGGACCGTCGCGCCGCAGTTGAAACTGGTTCCGGGCGTCGTGGACGTTAACGTAAACGGTGGCGCCGAACAGACATTTCAGGTCGCTCTCGATCAGGCCCGCCTGATGGCGCTCGGTGTGTCAGTTGATGATGTCTTCCGGGCGGTGGACGGCAATAATTCTGCATCGGGAGGCGGATGGATTGAGCATGGAGAGGAACAGCAGATCGTTGTCGGACGCGGCCTGATTGGCTCGCTTGATGATTTTGGGTCCATTCCCGTCCGGACCAACGCCAACGGTTCCGCCATTTTCCTCCGGGATGTCGGACGCATTTCCATGGGACCGAGAACACGCCTTGGCGCCGTCACGCGGGATGGCCAGGGCGAGATTGTCATAGGCGTCATCATGATGCGCATGGGAGCGAGTTCCGACACCACCCTGGCCGCCATCGACGCGGCGCTTCCCGGCATTCGTCAGTCTCTCCCCAAAGGGGTGACGCTTGATCCTTATTACGTGCGTTCGACACTGACAGACAGCACCATCAGGACCGTGAAGGAAAATCTTGTTGTTGGAGCACTCCTGGTCATCAGTGTTCTCATCGTGGTTATCGGTGACTGGAGAGCGTCACTGGTCATTGCCTCCGTCATTCCGTTTGCGCTCGTCTACGCCATGGCCGGCATGCGATGGTTCGGGATTTCCGCCAATCTGCTCAGCCTCGGCGCCATCGACTTCGGTATGATCGTCGACAGTTCCCTCGTCGTGGTCGAAAATCTCATGACGCATCGTGATCGTGACCAGGCCAGCGGGCGGAATACGCCGCTGGCGGCTCTCGCGGTCTCAGCGGCGACTGAAGTGCTCCGGCCAGTGAGTTTCGGCATTCTTGTCATTGTGATGGTCTATCTGCCGATCCTGACATTGCAGGATATCGAGGGCAAGATGTTCAGGCCCATGGCGCAGACGGTCATCATGGCCCTGCTGGCCTCACTGCTCTACTGTGTTGTCGGGATACCGGTGATTGCGGCTTTGATGATGAAGTCTTCCGGCCACCATAAAGATACCCGTCTGGTTGCCTTTCTTCGTCGTGGTTATGGTCCCCTGCTGAACTGGTGCGAAACCCGGCCACGGACCCTGTTTGGCGCGACTTTCGTGATTTTTGCTTTTTCTGTCTGGGTTGGCCTGCATCTGGGTGGCGAGTTCATTCCGTCTCTCGACGAGGGCGCCCTGACGGTAACAACGACACGACTGCCAGGCATTTCGCTGCCTGAAGCCCTGAAGGAGGTCGGCCTCCAGGAGCGTATCCTGCGCCGCTTTCCCGAAGTCATCAGTGTTGTCAGCAATACGGGAACATCGGCCATCCCTACTGATCCGATGGGTGTTAACGAGACAGACAGTTTCATCTTTCTGAAGCCGCCATCACAGTGGACCACGGCACATACACAGGAGGGGCTTGTTACGGCGATGAGTCAGGTGCTGAGCACTGAACTGCCCGGTATGCAGCAGTCATGGAGTCAGCCCGTGCAGATGCGGATGGATGATCTCCTGTCCGGTGTCAGAACGCAGATTGCCGTCTCGATCTATGGCGATGATCTCGCTACGCTGGCGCGTCTGGGGGACAGGGTAGCGAGCGTCATGAAAACCATTCCCGGCGCGGCTGACGTGGCTCCACAGGGGGACGGCACCGTTGCTTTCATCCATATCGATATTGATCGTCGGAAGGCGGCGCGGCTGGGTATTTCCCAGCAGGAGCTTCTGAACGTGGTTGAAGCGGTCGGCGGCCATATCGGAAGGTCCGTCACAGTCGGTAACGCCCTGATCAGCACGCAGGTCCGTTTCGATCCTGCCCAGGCAGGCACACGTGACCAGATCGCCCGTCTGAGGATACGCCGCGCCGATGGACGGGGCGCGGTCCTGCTTTCAGAGATCGCAAAGGTTACGGTGCAGGACGGTCCTCCCCGTATCAGCCGGGATAATATCCGCCGCCGCCTTATCGTGCAGGCCAATGTGCGCGGGCGTGACCTCAGTTCCTTTGTCGCCGAAGCACAGAAGGCCGTCGGCAGAAAGGTCATCCTGCCTCCCGGTTACCGCATCGTGTGGGCGGGCCAGTTCCAGAATCTGCGCTCGGCCATGGCTCGGCTGGAAGTTGTCGTGCCGATTGCGTTGGTGTTGATTTTTGCCCTGCTTGTTGTTGCGCTGAATTCAGTCTGGCTGGCAGGGCTTGTTTTCGTCAATCTGCCAGTTGCTGCGACAGGTGGTATTCTGGCTCTCGCTCTGCGTGGCCTGCCATTCAGTGTGTCCGCCGGGATCGGGTTCATTGCCCTGTTCGGTGTGGCTGTGCTGAACGGCGTGGTGCTCATCACGGCCATAAATTCCCTGCGTCTAGCAGGCCGGCAGGCTGCACGCGCCGCGTATGAAGCTGCGGAAGAGCGTTTCCGTCCGGTCATGGCGACGGCTCTGGTCGCCAGTCTGGGTTTTATTCCCATGGCCGTCTCAACCAGTGCCGGCGCAGAGGTCGAGCGCCCTCTGGCCACTGTCGTCATCGGTGGCCTGATCTCCTCGACACTTCTCACGCTTCTTGTGCTGCCCTCACTGTATGCGCGTCTCATGAAAAACCGTACATCATGAAAATCCTGATTATTGAAGATGAGCCTGCCCTGGGCTCGGCGGTAAGAGACCGCATACGTCAGGCCGGACATATCGTCGACTGGTTCAAGACCCTAACCGATGCCCGTGCAGCCCTGATGGTCTCTTCTTATGATTTCCTGCTGCTGGATCTTGGTCTTCCAGATGGTAATGGTCGGAATCTGCTGCGGGAAATCCGACGGGACTGTTCATCTCTGGCCATCCTGATCACCACAGCCCAGGATCAGGTCAGTGACAGGATCGCGGGACTGTCAGAAGGTGCGGATGATTATATTGTCAAACCTTATGATCTCGACGAACTCGTTGCCCGTATCGACGCTGTTGCCAGGCGTTACGCGGCGCTGCCGGACAACGTGGTCATGATTGGTACTATCAGGATCGATCTCGCGCGTCGTCAGCTTGAACGCGATGGCCAGACAGTTGATCTATCTGCGCGTGAATGGGCCATTGTCGAACTTCTTGCGCGTCGTCCCGGCGCTGTGTGC
The Acetobacter aceti genome window above contains:
- a CDS encoding efflux RND transporter periplasmic adaptor subunit, whose translation is MSALPVPIKNWKYLLYIAIVFSIADCPARAADSAPTVVMGEAAQKNSALVISIARSGALVKNLDAMGTVTAEAGHVVRIHPAGSGKVLSVAVVPGQHVHKGETLLTYQDHSLHLIRLEMTRAQAALTTAQAASQNAASAYHRGHELAGAAVAAGETRRRLAAFQAAKDDVIARQADVDTLKHQLEEEYNSVTESVKAQTGPLDETSSIIAPTAAEVQSVFVGVADDISPTTELIGLTDMSSVWIVSDILPQDATQVVQGDEQITELASDAGTTLLRSKITSVGDIADPATGLVRVISTVPNPDGNLHPGMFLNTHLPTREKATGIIVPESAVTEINGVSTVFVPAGPNRFRPQEVHVGATGNGQKIITSGLSVGERIVTQGAFALKAVMLVSDMNDGD
- a CDS encoding NAD(P)H-dependent oxidoreductase, with the translated sequence MKVLIVFAHPERHSLNGALLDAAIAELQAQGHEVKVSDLYAMHWKAAVDRSDFPDLPSGERLKVGSASSREFAANGLTDDVKAEQEKLRWADTVILQFPLWWFAMPAILKGWIDRVYACGFAYGVGEHSDSRWGDRYGEGVMAGKRAMLIVTAGGWPEHYSERGINGQIDDLLFPINHGILFYPGFTVLPPFVAYRVDRLDEARFEIVSGQLRERMRTLATTAPIPYRKQNDGDYQIPIMELKTGLETPGAVRFALHVAEPKSS
- a CDS encoding response regulator transcription factor, with the protein product MKILIIEDEPALGSAVRDRIRQAGHIVDWFKTLTDARAALMVSSYDFLLLDLGLPDGNGRNLLREIRRDCSSLAILITTAQDQVSDRIAGLSEGADDYIVKPYDLDELVARIDAVARRYAALPDNVVMIGTIRIDLARRQLERDGQTVDLSAREWAIVELLARRPGAVCSREQIEDALYGLSDDVESNAIEVFISRIRKKTGPCLIMTVRGRGYCLAENTSR
- a CDS encoding TolC family protein, producing MRYRDIYYPHSHTILKEENIYRECYYIYCDIFIFTFLLFSFNQISEVEAENITFVHAAETARAVDSGLTELNTNYRSAAARRNVRQELAQVFSHLTATKDMLRNSVLSAESMNSRAIEVSRSWQAGETSLVELLRARSAAHNALQLRNQTEIARHVAIVRTLIAAGEFQ
- a CDS encoding efflux RND transporter permease subunit, which produces MTETESVMRNVLSALQTRRWLILGVICLTFIAGGLIVRGLPVEAVPDISPRQVLVSVVAPGLATEEVERLITFPIEASMAGIPDMTDLRSVSRSGVSVVYIQFADETDINLDRARVEERIQQARETISVPGVSVNIGPLATGLGEIMQLQIRGDGYSLMDLNRLMTWTVAPQLKLVPGVVDVNVNGGAEQTFQVALDQARLMALGVSVDDVFRAVDGNNSASGGGWIEHGEEQQIVVGRGLIGSLDDFGSIPVRTNANGSAIFLRDVGRISMGPRTRLGAVTRDGQGEIVIGVIMMRMGASSDTTLAAIDAALPGIRQSLPKGVTLDPYYVRSTLTDSTIRTVKENLVVGALLVISVLIVVIGDWRASLVIASVIPFALVYAMAGMRWFGISANLLSLGAIDFGMIVDSSLVVVENLMTHRDRDQASGRNTPLAALAVSAATEVLRPVSFGILVIVMVYLPILTLQDIEGKMFRPMAQTVIMALLASLLYCVVGIPVIAALMMKSSGHHKDTRLVAFLRRGYGPLLNWCETRPRTLFGATFVIFAFSVWVGLHLGGEFIPSLDEGALTVTTTRLPGISLPEALKEVGLQERILRRFPEVISVVSNTGTSAIPTDPMGVNETDSFIFLKPPSQWTTAHTQEGLVTAMSQVLSTELPGMQQSWSQPVQMRMDDLLSGVRTQIAVSIYGDDLATLARLGDRVASVMKTIPGAADVAPQGDGTVAFIHIDIDRRKAARLGISQQELLNVVEAVGGHIGRSVTVGNALISTQVRFDPAQAGTRDQIARLRIRRADGRGAVLLSEIAKVTVQDGPPRISRDNIRRRLIVQANVRGRDLSSFVAEAQKAVGRKVILPPGYRIVWAGQFQNLRSAMARLEVVVPIALVLIFALLVVALNSVWLAGLVFVNLPVAATGGILALALRGLPFSVSAGIGFIALFGVAVLNGVVLITAINSLRLAGRQAARAAYEAAEERFRPVMATALVASLGFIPMAVSTSAGAEVERPLATVVIGGLISSTLLTLLVLPSLYARLMKNRTS
- a CDS encoding LysR family transcriptional regulator — its product is MEQSLISLERMRTFVRIAERGNLAAVARETGAGQSTVTRHLRELEETLGVSLLTRTTRRAALTDEGTRYYAHCVQILSLVEQASQEMRDTRQATAGTVRISCTGALGVLHVSRLVYVFQDENPGIRVEFGLTDERIDLVRDGVDIAIRLGPLSDCAMKLRSLGESQRVLVASPEWLRRNGPIRRPEDLPALEGVRMSRVHGSEQLVLRSKKGRNHVMPFHGRLIVDHGLAARDAFLAGRGYGPAHRWLVEDCLRDGRLEQVLPDYTLPPMPLSMLIAPERTNLTRVRLCVDFLADGLSRVAGISR
- a CDS encoding GNAT family N-acetyltransferase — translated: MLSIKTERLILRRFREADSPALYAYLHDPRSSCFFSLRLSDEASALAEAKKRSHDDKYIAVCLKDSDELIGDLFAMPEEDAISVGWNFNPRFSGKGYAFEAAHALFAYLFDDRHARRLYAYVEDTNQPSQRLCQKLGMRLEGTFMEFISFMKNGQGQPVYENTMQYAILAREWRALKG